The following proteins come from a genomic window of Synechococcus sp. NB0720_010:
- a CDS encoding DMT family transporter: protein MQFDPRHELLLSRVLASLRPVLIAFLVMHGAALSQGAETPISFCNVLFVGNLCAALVVLIWFKPAPIWNDLKRLPKRVRWGLVLDGGLAALNSALIYTGLEYTSSTNAILLGRLAPVLYALSGALVFGRLIAKREWLGFSFIIAGILVVALVGANWMVNKGDGLILLSTVVFAASANLGKAVLDQDVSLRALVFVRNASSSVIFFFIANIVFGPHHFADAFAGQLWLVMVIYALLIIVISQFLWFDASSKLDSISVGRWSTPAPAIGVLAAALLNRQWPASNQVVGLLVIMFGVVITAFAKTKPAKPKEEREQMAELAASGADAISPVT from the coding sequence ATGCAGTTCGATCCCCGCCATGAGTTATTGCTCTCCAGGGTCTTGGCGTCCCTGCGCCCGGTTCTGATTGCCTTTTTGGTGATGCATGGGGCCGCCCTCAGTCAGGGCGCCGAAACCCCGATCTCCTTTTGCAATGTCCTCTTCGTCGGCAACCTATGCGCGGCGTTGGTGGTGCTGATCTGGTTTAAACCAGCACCCATTTGGAATGACCTCAAACGACTGCCCAAGCGGGTGCGTTGGGGCTTGGTTCTTGATGGTGGCCTCGCCGCCTTGAACTCGGCACTGATTTACACCGGTCTGGAATACACCTCATCGACCAACGCGATCTTGCTCGGGAGATTGGCTCCAGTGCTCTACGCCCTGTCTGGGGCCCTTGTGTTTGGGCGGTTGATCGCGAAGCGGGAGTGGCTGGGCTTCAGCTTCATCATCGCCGGCATCTTGGTAGTGGCCCTTGTTGGTGCCAATTGGATGGTCAACAAGGGGGATGGGCTGATCCTTCTTTCGACCGTGGTCTTTGCCGCTTCCGCGAACTTGGGGAAAGCGGTCCTGGATCAGGACGTCTCCTTGCGGGCCTTGGTGTTTGTGCGCAATGCCTCCTCCAGCGTGATCTTCTTTTTCATCGCCAACATCGTCTTCGGCCCGCATCACTTCGCGGATGCCTTCGCCGGGCAGCTCTGGCTCGTGATGGTGATCTACGCCTTGCTGATCATCGTGATTTCCCAGTTCCTCTGGTTCGATGCCTCAAGCAAGCTGGATTCGATCAGTGTTGGTCGCTGGTCGACCCCAGCTCCTGCGATTGGTGTCCTGGCCGCGGCCCTGTTGAACCGGCAGTGGCCGGCGAGCAATCAAGTGGTGGGATTGCTCGTGATCATGTTTGGTGTTGTGATCACGGCCTTTGCCAAGACGAAGCCCGCCAAGCCCAAGGAGGAGCGTGAGCAGATGGCTGAACTGGCAGCCAGTGGTGCCGATGCCATCTCACCCGTGACATGA
- the minD gene encoding septum site-determining protein MinD has protein sequence MASSSRFILICSGKGGVGKTTLTANLGIALARQGMRTAVLDADFGLRNLDLLLGLENRIVYTAQDVLSETCRLEQALVKHKQEPNLALLPAGNPRMLEWLKPEDMQTIAEMLGESHDIVLIDCPAGIEDGFKNAAAAAKEAIVITTPEVSAVRDADRVIGLLNTRGIQPIQMVLNRVRPKMMANQEMLAVDDVTDILALPLLGLVLEDEQVIVSTNRGEPLTLSGSKSPAATAYSNIARRICGEDVPLIDPSKVKQGLRAKLSRLMQTKIF, from the coding sequence GTGGCCTCCAGTAGTCGCTTCATCCTGATCTGTTCAGGCAAGGGGGGTGTGGGCAAAACCACCCTCACCGCCAACCTGGGCATTGCTCTGGCCAGGCAGGGCATGCGGACCGCCGTGCTGGACGCCGATTTTGGACTGCGCAACCTGGATCTGCTGCTGGGCCTCGAGAACCGCATCGTCTACACCGCCCAGGACGTTCTCTCGGAAACCTGCCGCCTCGAGCAGGCACTGGTGAAGCACAAGCAGGAGCCCAACCTGGCCCTGCTGCCGGCGGGCAATCCACGGATGCTGGAGTGGCTGAAGCCCGAGGACATGCAAACCATCGCCGAGATGCTCGGCGAGAGCCACGACATCGTGCTGATCGACTGCCCAGCTGGCATCGAAGACGGCTTTAAGAACGCGGCCGCAGCCGCCAAGGAAGCCATCGTGATCACCACCCCTGAGGTGTCCGCCGTGCGGGACGCCGACCGGGTGATCGGCCTGCTCAACACCCGTGGCATCCAGCCGATTCAGATGGTGCTCAACCGGGTGCGCCCCAAGATGATGGCCAACCAAGAGATGTTGGCAGTGGATGACGTCACCGACATCCTGGCCCTGCCGCTGCTTGGTCTGGTGCTAGAGGACGAGCAGGTGATCGTGAGCACCAACCGCGGTGAACCCCTCACCTTGAGCGGATCCAAATCCCCTGCCGCCACGGCCTACAGCAACATCGCCCGGCGCATCTGTGGTGAGGACGTCCCGCTGATTGATCCCTCCAAGGTCAAGCAAGGCTTGCGCGCCAAGCTCAGCCGCCTGATGCAAACCAAGATTTTCTGA
- a CDS encoding helix-turn-helix transcriptional regulator encodes MAAPSGLQPTPAERRVLSELRDGKSNGSIAVSLSLSRRTVESHLSRLLAKTGCRNRTQLLLWSMAER; translated from the coding sequence ATGGCTGCCCCCTCAGGCCTTCAGCCCACACCAGCCGAGCGGCGGGTCCTCTCTGAGTTGCGAGACGGCAAAAGCAACGGCTCAATCGCGGTCAGCCTCAGCCTCAGCCGACGCACGGTCGAATCCCACCTGTCGCGGCTGCTGGCCAAAACCGGTTGCCGCAACCGCACCCAGCTGCTGCTCTGGTCCATGGCCGAGCGATAA
- a CDS encoding cysteine dioxygenase family protein — protein MEREHSILSSGLKRLIEGLSTLRSPEPDQLLSLMATAGVCAEELEPWADYGHSPSDSYGRQLVWHGGHVEVMVMTWLPGDFSAIHDHGLAQWGAVQCFGQAEHYSYRLRRLHLCDEQALPYGPGQVRAVSPALIHQMGNAGEQSFLSLHVYGCREPHSAITASARVFDLGEGCIQFTNGGVFFALPESDIERRQYGLTADLAIRKRQAQLKAWRLQQMLALAA, from the coding sequence ATGGAACGTGAGCATTCCATTCTCAGTTCTGGGCTGAAGCGTCTGATCGAAGGTCTGAGCACCCTGCGTTCTCCTGAGCCTGACCAGTTGCTTTCGCTGATGGCCACTGCAGGGGTGTGCGCCGAGGAACTCGAGCCCTGGGCGGATTACGGCCATTCACCCTCCGATAGCTATGGCCGCCAGTTGGTTTGGCATGGCGGCCATGTAGAGGTCATGGTGATGACCTGGCTTCCCGGCGACTTCAGCGCGATCCATGACCATGGCTTGGCGCAGTGGGGAGCGGTCCAATGCTTTGGTCAGGCTGAGCATTACAGCTATCGCCTGCGTCGGCTGCACCTCTGCGATGAGCAGGCGCTTCCCTACGGCCCCGGCCAGGTGCGCGCGGTCTCGCCGGCCTTGATCCATCAGATGGGCAATGCCGGGGAGCAGAGTTTCTTGAGCCTGCACGTCTATGGCTGTCGGGAACCGCACAGTGCAATTACGGCGTCAGCACGGGTGTTTGATCTGGGTGAAGGGTGTATTCAGTTCACCAATGGTGGCGTGTTTTTTGCGTTGCCTGAATCAGACATTGAGAGGCGCCAGTATGGCTTGACGGCGGACCTAGCGATTCGAAAGCGTCAAGCGCAGCTCAAGGCTTGGAGACTTCAGCAGATGCTCGCATTGGCGGCCTAG
- the minE gene encoding cell division topological specificity factor MinE, giving the protein MSLREFIDKLLGRQPASATTAKERLQLVLAHDRSDLNPELLEQMRREILEVVSRYVEIDLSEGDVSLETEDRVTALVANLPIRRAIVKPTPEAASEEEAEEPASEDAPAASETATEEGEPEPIVSQG; this is encoded by the coding sequence ATGAGCCTGCGCGAATTCATCGACAAGTTGCTTGGGCGGCAGCCCGCCAGCGCCACCACGGCCAAGGAGCGCCTGCAGCTGGTGCTGGCCCATGACCGCAGTGATCTCAATCCGGAACTGCTGGAGCAGATGCGGCGCGAGATCCTCGAGGTGGTCAGCCGCTACGTCGAGATCGATCTCAGCGAAGGCGATGTCAGCCTGGAAACTGAGGATCGCGTGACCGCCCTGGTGGCCAACCTGCCAATTCGCCGGGCCATCGTTAAACCAACTCCCGAGGCCGCGAGCGAGGAGGAGGCCGAGGAGCCCGCAAGCGAAGACGCGCCTGCCGCCAGCGAAACAGCCACGGAGGAAGGCGAACCCGAGCCCATCGTCAGCCAGGGCTGA
- the katG gene encoding catalase/peroxidase HPI: MSELKCPFSGHVGAVTAASQAEQGQWWPNQLDLTLLHQHGVASNPLGPDFDYSAEFQKLDYAALKGDLLALMTDSQPWWPADWGHYGALFIRMAWHSAGTYRLIDGRGGAGHGNQRFSPLNSWPDNTNLDKARRLLWPIKQKYGNGISWADLIILTGNVALESMGFPTFGFAGGRVDHWAPEADVFWGRETQWLSDQRHQEDGTLDQPLAAVEMGLIYVNPEGPEGHPDPVASGKDVRDTFARMGMTVEETVALVAGGHTFGKCHGAAPAEHLEAEPEGAGLEHQGLGWQNRFGSGCAEHTITSGIEGAWKPNPTRWDRGYFEMMFTYEWELTKSPAGAWQWVAKDVRPEHLIPDAHVPGRTAAPIMTTADLSLRHDPVMAPIARRFHQDQQAFADTFARAWFKLTHRDLGPRSLYLGPEVPSEELIWQDPIPVRSHPLVDAADLVAIKADIAATDLSVAQLVSTAWAAASTYRDSDRRGGANGGRLRLQPQRSWQANDPDQLEPVLQALETLQQQWNQRLSGGKQLSIADLIVLAGGVGIEQAAQAVGLQVEVPFHPGRSDASQAQTDVAAFGVLQPLADGFRNYQRSGLPLRAEELLLDRAQQLSLSAPEMTVLVGGLRVLGANSGGSPHGVFTHRPGVLSTDFFVNLLDMGTAWTPTDPSQTHYEGRDRTSGELRWRASRADLVFGSNAQLRAIAEIYAQADGAERFARDFVRAWTKVMELDCFWL, from the coding sequence ATGAGTGAACTGAAGTGCCCCTTCAGTGGACATGTTGGCGCCGTCACCGCCGCGAGCCAAGCGGAGCAAGGGCAATGGTGGCCCAACCAACTCGACCTGACGCTGCTGCATCAACACGGAGTCGCGAGCAACCCCTTGGGGCCCGACTTTGACTACTCCGCTGAATTCCAGAAACTCGACTACGCCGCTCTCAAGGGAGATCTGCTGGCGTTGATGACCGACTCGCAGCCCTGGTGGCCTGCGGACTGGGGGCATTACGGCGCACTCTTTATCCGCATGGCCTGGCATAGCGCCGGCACCTATCGCCTCATCGATGGTCGCGGTGGCGCGGGACACGGCAACCAGCGCTTCTCCCCGTTGAACAGCTGGCCGGACAACACCAATCTCGACAAAGCCCGGCGCCTGCTTTGGCCGATCAAGCAGAAATACGGCAACGGCATCTCCTGGGCCGATCTGATCATCCTCACGGGGAATGTGGCCCTGGAGTCGATGGGCTTTCCCACCTTTGGTTTTGCGGGCGGCCGCGTTGACCATTGGGCCCCAGAGGCCGATGTCTTCTGGGGCCGCGAGACCCAGTGGTTAAGCGATCAGCGCCACCAGGAGGACGGCACGCTTGATCAGCCCCTCGCCGCCGTTGAGATGGGGCTGATCTATGTGAATCCGGAAGGCCCTGAGGGCCATCCCGATCCGGTGGCCTCAGGCAAGGATGTGCGCGACACCTTTGCCCGCATGGGCATGACGGTCGAAGAAACCGTGGCCCTTGTGGCCGGTGGGCACACCTTTGGCAAATGCCACGGCGCAGCGCCGGCTGAGCACCTGGAGGCTGAGCCGGAAGGTGCAGGCCTCGAGCACCAGGGCCTGGGTTGGCAGAACCGCTTTGGCAGTGGCTGCGCCGAGCACACGATCACCAGCGGCATCGAAGGGGCCTGGAAACCCAACCCCACCCGCTGGGATCGGGGCTATTTCGAAATGATGTTCACCTATGAATGGGAGCTGACCAAAAGTCCAGCCGGAGCCTGGCAGTGGGTGGCCAAGGACGTGCGGCCTGAACACCTGATTCCCGATGCCCACGTCCCAGGGAGGACCGCCGCGCCGATCATGACCACGGCTGATCTCTCGCTGCGCCATGACCCGGTGATGGCGCCGATCGCCCGGCGCTTCCACCAGGACCAGCAGGCCTTCGCCGACACCTTCGCGCGGGCCTGGTTCAAGTTGACCCACCGTGACCTGGGGCCACGCAGCCTCTATCTCGGCCCGGAAGTCCCCAGCGAAGAGCTGATCTGGCAGGACCCCATCCCCGTTCGGAGTCATCCGCTCGTCGATGCCGCAGACCTAGTCGCCATTAAGGCTGACATTGCCGCAACGGATCTGTCGGTCGCCCAACTAGTCAGCACCGCCTGGGCTGCCGCCTCCACCTACCGCGACTCCGATCGCCGAGGCGGTGCCAACGGCGGACGCCTGCGTCTGCAACCCCAGCGGAGCTGGCAGGCCAACGACCCCGACCAACTGGAGCCGGTGCTCCAAGCCTTAGAGACCCTGCAGCAGCAGTGGAACCAGCGCTTGAGCGGCGGCAAGCAGCTCTCCATCGCCGACTTGATTGTCCTGGCCGGAGGCGTCGGAATCGAGCAGGCCGCACAAGCCGTTGGGCTCCAGGTCGAGGTGCCCTTCCATCCCGGCCGCAGCGACGCCAGCCAAGCGCAGACCGACGTGGCCGCCTTCGGTGTGCTGCAACCACTGGCCGATGGGTTCCGCAATTACCAGCGCAGCGGCCTACCCCTGCGCGCCGAAGAGCTCCTGCTCGATCGGGCTCAGCAACTGAGCCTGAGCGCCCCGGAGATGACCGTCTTAGTCGGTGGCCTGCGGGTTCTCGGGGCCAACAGTGGTGGCTCGCCGCATGGAGTGTTCACCCACAGGCCCGGCGTGCTGAGCACTGATTTCTTCGTCAACCTGCTCGACATGGGTACCGCCTGGACACCTACCGATCCGAGCCAAACCCATTACGAGGGGCGCGACCGCACGAGCGGAGAACTGCGCTGGAGGGCCAGCCGCGCCGACCTGGTCTTCGGCTCCAACGCCCAACTCCGTGCCATCGCCGAGATCTATGCCCAGGCCGATGGAGCCGAACGCTTCGCCCGGGATTTCGTGCGGGCCTGGACCAAGGTGATGGAGCTGGATTGCTTCTGGTTGTAA
- a CDS encoding Rieske 2Fe-2S domain-containing protein, whose product MSHGYVAVQWTRRKLIYDGVLLAGVSAYLLLFMGISHWWAAAANVPLETDGAAIRAYGSAAYILLHLTLSIGPLARLNPLFHTLLFNRRHMGVMVFLLGFLHVNGWHLPREPWSWLGQKAPQFPWSFHGALNWYNDFGNREPLVSLFTSNGHFNDFALFPFELLGVIGLAVLFVMAATSHDFWLTNLTAPVWKAIHMAVYVGYAALVGHVFLGALQTNQSPWLAGLVLAGLVWLLAIHLISGWREWVIDGRPLQPDSTGWVDLGPIDAIPDGRAKVFALAGERVAVFRQGSELFALSNVCQHQNGPLGEGRVVNGCVVCPWHGYEYRLETGASPPPFTECVPTFPVECRQGRVRIGLPPRPPQQA is encoded by the coding sequence ATGAGCCATGGCTACGTCGCGGTGCAATGGACGCGCCGAAAGCTCATCTATGACGGCGTCCTCTTAGCTGGTGTGAGTGCCTATCTCCTGCTCTTCATGGGGATCAGCCACTGGTGGGCGGCGGCCGCCAATGTTCCCCTCGAGACCGACGGGGCGGCAATTCGGGCCTACGGCAGTGCGGCCTACATCCTGTTGCACCTGACCCTCTCGATCGGGCCCTTGGCACGGTTGAATCCGCTGTTTCACACCCTGCTGTTCAACCGCCGTCACATGGGTGTGATGGTGTTCCTATTGGGGTTCTTGCATGTCAACGGGTGGCATCTGCCCAGGGAGCCTTGGAGTTGGCTCGGCCAGAAGGCGCCGCAGTTCCCATGGAGCTTCCATGGGGCTCTGAATTGGTACAACGACTTCGGCAACCGTGAGCCGCTGGTGAGTTTGTTCACCAGCAATGGCCATTTCAATGACTTTGCCCTGTTCCCCTTTGAGCTGCTCGGGGTGATCGGCCTGGCCGTTCTGTTTGTGATGGCCGCCACCAGCCATGACTTTTGGCTGACGAATCTGACGGCCCCGGTTTGGAAGGCGATTCACATGGCGGTCTATGTCGGCTATGCGGCATTGGTGGGCCATGTCTTCTTGGGTGCCCTGCAAACCAACCAATCCCCCTGGTTGGCAGGCCTGGTTTTGGCTGGTCTGGTCTGGCTGCTCGCCATTCACCTGATCAGTGGTTGGCGTGAATGGGTGATTGATGGGCGCCCCCTGCAGCCTGATTCCACGGGCTGGGTGGATCTCGGGCCCATCGATGCGATCCCAGATGGCCGGGCCAAGGTGTTTGCTTTGGCGGGAGAGCGGGTGGCCGTGTTCCGCCAGGGCAGCGAGCTCTTTGCCCTCTCCAACGTTTGTCAGCACCAAAACGGCCCCCTCGGAGAAGGTCGGGTGGTGAATGGCTGTGTCGTCTGCCCTTGGCATGGCTACGAGTACCGCTTAGAGACCGGAGCCTCACCTCCTCCGTTTACCGAATGCGTTCCAACATTCCCGGTTGAGTGTCGTCAGGGGCGTGTGCGCATCGGACTGCCTCCCCGCCCTCCCCAGCAGGCCTGA
- a CDS encoding glycosyltransferase family 2 protein, with protein MSSASVPDLSIVVPLFNEEESLPLLVEKLLLALRPLGRSFELVLVDDGSSDRTSEVLRHQAAGAPELVAVLLRRNYGQTAAMAAGFDASRGRLIVTLDGDLQNDPADIPMLLERLEQGYDLVSGWRHQRQDHAVSRLLPSKIANALIARVTGVRLHDYGCSLKAYRRELVEDMNLYGELHRFLPALAFIEGARIAEVKVNHNARQFGQSKYGIDRTFRVLMDLFTVWFMKRFLTRPMYVFGFGGLSAMAIGALLSAYLLMVKLGGAEIGNRPLLLVAVLALITGVQLFCFGLLSEVQMRTYHESQGRPIYRIRETLRGSLSG; from the coding sequence TTGAGCAGCGCCAGCGTTCCAGACCTCTCGATCGTGGTGCCTCTGTTCAACGAAGAGGAGAGCCTGCCGCTGCTCGTCGAGAAGCTGCTGCTGGCCCTGCGTCCCCTGGGCCGCTCCTTTGAACTGGTGCTGGTGGATGACGGCTCATCCGATCGCACGTCCGAGGTCTTGCGCCATCAGGCCGCCGGGGCCCCAGAGCTGGTGGCGGTTCTGTTGCGCCGCAATTACGGCCAGACCGCTGCAATGGCGGCTGGCTTTGACGCCAGCCGCGGGCGCTTGATCGTCACCCTGGATGGGGACCTGCAGAACGATCCGGCCGATATCCCGATGCTGCTGGAGCGCCTGGAGCAGGGGTATGACCTGGTGAGCGGCTGGCGGCACCAGCGCCAGGACCATGCCGTCAGCCGGCTGCTGCCCAGCAAGATCGCCAATGCCCTCATCGCTCGGGTGACGGGGGTGCGGTTGCACGACTACGGCTGCTCCCTCAAGGCCTACCGCCGCGAGCTGGTGGAGGACATGAACCTCTACGGGGAGCTGCATCGCTTCCTGCCGGCCTTGGCCTTCATCGAAGGGGCCCGCATCGCCGAGGTGAAGGTGAACCACAACGCCCGTCAGTTCGGCCAGAGCAAGTACGGGATCGATCGCACCTTCCGGGTGCTGATGGATCTGTTCACGGTCTGGTTCATGAAGCGCTTCTTGACCCGTCCGATGTACGTCTTCGGTTTCGGGGGGCTGAGCGCCATGGCCATCGGTGCGCTGTTGAGCGCCTATCTGCTGATGGTCAAGTTGGGGGGCGCGGAGATCGGCAACCGGCCCCTATTGCTGGTGGCGGTCCTGGCCCTGATCACGGGCGTGCAGCTCTTTTGTTTTGGTCTGCTCTCGGAGGTGCAGATGCGCACCTATCACGAGAGTCAGGGCCGTCCGATTTACCGCATTCGCGAGACGTTGCGCGGCAGCTTGAGCGGCTGA
- a CDS encoding photosystem I reaction center subunit XI, giving the protein MTVTPVADPCVGNLATPVNSSYFSRAFLSALPAYRPALSPNRRGLEVGMAHGFFLYGPFAICGPLRATEYASTAGLLAAVGLVSILTVCLSIYGTAGRGPNVQPADATIDNPPADLFTKAGWAEFASGFWLGGCGGAAFAWFLAGTTIVAPLVKIAGGVWSVG; this is encoded by the coding sequence ATGACCGTGACCCCCGTGGCCGACCCCTGTGTCGGCAATCTGGCCACTCCCGTCAACAGCAGCTACTTCAGCCGCGCTTTCCTGAGTGCGCTGCCTGCTTATCGCCCCGCCCTCTCTCCCAACCGTCGCGGTCTGGAAGTGGGCATGGCCCATGGCTTCTTCCTCTACGGCCCCTTCGCGATCTGTGGCCCGCTTCGCGCCACCGAGTACGCCAGCACCGCTGGTCTTCTGGCTGCTGTGGGTCTGGTCTCGATCCTGACGGTCTGCCTCTCGATCTACGGCACCGCTGGCCGTGGCCCCAACGTGCAGCCGGCTGACGCCACCATCGACAACCCCCCTGCTGACCTGTTCACCAAGGCGGGTTGGGCCGAGTTCGCTAGCGGCTTCTGGCTCGGCGGTTGCGGCGGTGCCGCCTTCGCCTGGTTCCTCGCCGGCACGACCATCGTGGCTCCCCTGGTGAAGATCGCCGGTGGTGTTTGGAGCGTCGGCTGA
- a CDS encoding photosystem I reaction center subunit VIII produces the protein MTGDFVAAWMPSVFVPLVGILAPAVAMALLFNVIEARD, from the coding sequence ATGACCGGAGATTTCGTCGCCGCCTGGATGCCCTCGGTGTTCGTGCCACTTGTCGGGATCCTGGCTCCTGCTGTGGCCATGGCCCTGCTGTTCAACGTGATCGAAGCCCGCGACTGA
- a CDS encoding GNAT family N-acetyltransferase — MSARLLLIADPGRYPDADGDVPCFYRAAARHSALEPLHLAADQINGCLASQWQLTPLPAELDHPSFLTLGKAASLPFVAGEIDVVFCRSLKPFPPGYLQVLQGLEQQLRFLNRPSSKIQQLKPQFLSEVAGAFLPSHLVSSDPTEIATFLERHGQVVAKQGNSTQAQGVFRLQRSHGLYVVEHAHGQRAEQRSLSAVLEQLQRGTDEPLQFMRFLQRTTEGDKRVVVLDGQILGAYVRRSVTGHWVNNVAAGGRCALAAITDAERQAIEATWPTYASLGLRVLGYDFLQDDCGTWRVSEINVGNVGGFMRLQQLGGSPALDHLLAWIADFAGADAVLQIRLAQPRDDAAIAAIYQRAIDQGGITMDERRFPPQAVAEKREELRDRGCLLVATRLGEVLGWAELKTYSPRAGYSRCAETSVYVHPCAQGQGVGAQLLQQLIAKAQDLGYVHLVAKVVAGNDHSIRFHQRFGYECVGIQRRIGYLRGRWYDVTILQRLLQADPELINGT; from the coding sequence ATGAGCGCCAGGCTCCTGTTGATCGCTGATCCAGGGCGTTACCCCGACGCTGATGGCGACGTTCCTTGCTTTTACAGAGCGGCAGCCAGGCACTCCGCCTTAGAGCCCCTGCATCTGGCGGCTGATCAGATCAATGGCTGTTTGGCGTCCCAATGGCAGCTGACGCCACTGCCGGCCGAGCTTGATCACCCTTCGTTTTTAACCCTGGGGAAGGCTGCCTCGTTGCCCTTTGTTGCCGGTGAGATCGATGTTGTCTTCTGCCGGAGCCTGAAGCCTTTCCCCCCGGGTTACCTCCAGGTTTTGCAGGGCCTCGAGCAGCAGTTGCGTTTTCTCAATCGTCCCTCGAGCAAGATTCAGCAGCTCAAGCCGCAGTTCCTCTCGGAGGTGGCGGGGGCCTTCCTCCCCTCGCACTTGGTGAGCAGCGACCCCACTGAGATCGCCACCTTTCTGGAGCGCCATGGTCAAGTGGTTGCCAAACAGGGCAACAGCACCCAAGCCCAGGGGGTGTTTCGACTCCAAAGGAGTCATGGCCTGTATGTCGTTGAACATGCCCATGGTCAGCGGGCAGAACAGCGCTCACTGAGCGCCGTGCTGGAGCAGCTCCAGCGGGGAACGGACGAGCCTCTGCAGTTCATGCGTTTTCTCCAGCGCACCACTGAGGGCGATAAGCGAGTTGTGGTTCTGGATGGCCAGATCCTGGGTGCTTATGTGCGGCGCTCCGTCACAGGGCATTGGGTGAACAACGTGGCGGCTGGTGGCCGCTGTGCCCTGGCTGCGATTACGGATGCAGAGCGTCAGGCGATCGAAGCCACCTGGCCCACCTATGCCTCCTTGGGGCTCAGGGTTCTTGGCTATGACTTCCTCCAGGACGACTGCGGTACCTGGCGGGTCAGCGAGATCAACGTTGGCAACGTCGGCGGTTTTATGCGGCTGCAGCAGTTGGGTGGGTCCCCTGCCCTGGATCACTTGCTCGCTTGGATCGCGGACTTCGCAGGGGCTGATGCAGTGCTGCAGATTCGTCTCGCCCAGCCCAGGGACGATGCCGCCATCGCCGCGATTTATCAGCGGGCGATTGATCAAGGCGGGATCACGATGGATGAGCGGCGCTTTCCTCCCCAGGCCGTGGCTGAGAAACGCGAGGAGCTGCGCGATCGAGGTTGTCTCTTGGTGGCGACCCGATTGGGTGAGGTCTTGGGTTGGGCAGAGCTCAAGACCTACTCGCCCCGCGCTGGCTATAGCCGCTGCGCAGAAACCTCGGTTTACGTTCATCCTTGCGCTCAGGGCCAGGGGGTCGGTGCCCAACTGCTGCAACAGTTGATCGCCAAGGCACAGGACCTTGGCTACGTTCATTTGGTAGCCAAGGTGGTGGCTGGAAATGACCACAGCATTCGCTTCCATCAGCGGTTTGGCTACGAGTGCGTTGGCATTCAGCGCCGTATCGGCTACCTCCGCGGCCGTTGGTACGACGTGACGATTCTTCAGCGTCTGCTGCAGGCTGATCCGGAGCTGATCAATGGAACGTGA
- a CDS encoding DUF4278 domain-containing protein, whose translation MPEAQFDPGHGTGTWADSEELSMTLTYRGQKYQQNKEAVSQKHPQLNYRGLKYVK comes from the coding sequence TTGCCTGAGGCGCAGTTCGATCCAGGCCATGGAACGGGGACCTGGGCTGACTCCGAGGAACTATCCATGACCCTCACCTATCGCGGCCAGAAGTACCAGCAGAACAAAGAGGCTGTTTCCCAGAAGCACCCTCAGCTGAACTACCGAGGTCTCAAGTACGTCAAGTGA